A part of Silurus meridionalis isolate SWU-2019-XX chromosome 18, ASM1480568v1, whole genome shotgun sequence genomic DNA contains:
- the LOC124401449 gene encoding tripartite motif-containing protein 16-like, producing the protein MILPSEPKSREDFLYYFCDLTLDPNTVNYDLILSEKNKVVTHSRTKQPYSDHPERFDYYEQVLSKESVCGRCYWEVERSSEEYVFISVSYKDIRRKGRGDECWFGRNNQSWSLQCSSSYLSFYHNNIKTDLKVSSSSRIGVYVDHSAGTLSFYSVSDTMKLLHRLHTTFTQPLYAGFYLHYYSTVRLCDQKLNIRNDILFHEK; encoded by the exons ATGATTTTACCCTCAGAACCAAAGAGCAGAGAAGATTTTCTGTACT ATTTCTGTGATCTGACTCTGGATCCCAACACAGTAAATTATGACCTCATTCTGTCTGAGAAGAACAAAGTGGTGACACACAGTAGGACAAAGCAGCCGTACTCTGATCATCCAGAGAGATTTGACTACTATGAGCAGGTGTTgagtaaagagagtgtgtgtggacgctGTTACTGGGAGGTGGAGAGGAGCAGTGAGGAGTATGTGTTCATATCAGTCTCATATAAAGACATCAGAAGGAAAGGACGGGGTGATGAGTGTTGGTTTGGACGCAAcaatcagtcctggagtctgCAGTGTTCTTCTTCTTATCTTAGTTTCTATCACAACAACATTAAAACTGATCTGAAAGTTTCATCATCCTCCAGAATAGGAGTGTATGTggatcacagtgcaggaactctgtccttctacagcgtctctgatacgatgaagctcctccacagactccacaccacattcactcagcctCTATACGCTGGATTCTATCTGCATTATTATAGTACAGTTAGATTATGTGatcaaaaattaaatattagaaaTGACATATTGTTTCATGAAAAGTag